A window of Pusillimonas sp. T7-7 contains these coding sequences:
- a CDS encoding UDP-glucose/GDP-mannose dehydrogenase family protein: MKVTVFGIGYVGLTQAAVLAEVGHDVMCVDVDQAKVERLKQGQIPIFEPGLGRLVQENHAAGRLNFTVDAVLGVQHGEVQFIAVGTPPDEDGSADLKQVLAVAQTIAQHMESHRIVIDKSTVPVGTADKVAQRLADVLAQRGRSELTFDVVSNPEFLKEGAAVADCMRPDRIIIGTNSHHAENVMRELYAPFNRNHEKIIVMDVHSAELTKYAANCMLATKISFMNEMANLAERLGANIEMVRQGIGSDPRIGYDFIYAGVGYGGSCFPKDIQALIRTADGISFDAKILKAVEARNNEQKMVLFRKIHQHYRGDLQGKIFALWGLSFKPNTDDMRDAPSRVLMEALWEAGAKVQAYDPEAMNEARRLYGDSAQMLALSDTKEAALEGADALVIVTDWQVFKAPDFDGIKERLAQPVVFDGRNLFEPARMKARGFTYYSIGRQA; encoded by the coding sequence ATGAAAGTTACGGTTTTCGGCATAGGTTATGTGGGGCTGACGCAAGCTGCAGTTCTGGCTGAAGTGGGTCACGACGTGATGTGCGTCGATGTCGATCAGGCTAAAGTCGAGCGGCTCAAGCAAGGTCAGATTCCAATTTTCGAGCCGGGGCTTGGTCGCCTGGTGCAAGAAAATCACGCTGCGGGTCGCCTCAACTTTACGGTCGACGCGGTTTTGGGTGTGCAGCACGGCGAAGTGCAGTTCATTGCGGTAGGTACGCCGCCCGATGAAGACGGCTCCGCCGACTTGAAGCAAGTGCTTGCCGTAGCTCAAACCATTGCCCAGCATATGGAAAGCCACCGCATCGTGATTGACAAGTCGACGGTGCCCGTGGGTACGGCCGACAAGGTCGCCCAGCGCCTTGCCGATGTGCTGGCTCAGCGGGGGCGCAGCGAGCTGACCTTCGATGTGGTGTCGAACCCTGAATTCCTGAAAGAGGGCGCCGCTGTCGCTGATTGCATGAGGCCCGACCGCATCATTATTGGTACCAATAGTCATCACGCTGAAAACGTCATGCGCGAACTGTACGCGCCGTTCAATCGTAATCACGAAAAAATAATCGTGATGGATGTACACAGCGCCGAGCTGACCAAATACGCGGCCAACTGTATGCTGGCCACCAAAATCAGCTTTATGAACGAGATGGCCAATTTGGCGGAAAGGCTGGGCGCCAATATTGAAATGGTGCGCCAGGGCATAGGTTCCGATCCCCGCATCGGCTATGACTTCATCTATGCCGGTGTCGGTTATGGAGGGTCATGCTTTCCGAAAGATATTCAAGCCCTGATACGTACGGCCGACGGCATTTCTTTCGATGCCAAAATTCTTAAAGCTGTTGAGGCGCGCAACAACGAACAGAAAATGGTGTTGTTCAGGAAAATCCATCAACACTATCGGGGCGACCTGCAAGGTAAAATCTTTGCCCTTTGGGGCCTGAGTTTCAAGCCCAATACCGACGACATGCGTGATGCGCCCAGTCGCGTGTTGATGGAGGCGCTATGGGAGGCCGGGGCCAAAGTACAAGCCTATGATCCCGAAGCCATGAACGAGGCGCGACGTCTGTATGGTGACAGCGCCCAAATGCTGGCCCTGAGCGACACCAAAGAAGCGGCGCTGGAAGGCGCCGACGCACTGGTCATCGTGACTGACTGGCAGGTTTTCAAGGCGCCGGACTTTGATGGCATCAAAGAGCGGCTTGCCCAACCCGTGGTATTCGATGGCCGCAATCTGTTTGAGCCGGCCAGAATGAAAGCACGCGGCTTTACCTACTACTCCATCGGTCGTCAGGCGTAA
- a CDS encoding DeoR/GlpR family DNA-binding transcription regulator yields the protein MNPNPRQLKLLQHVHEHSSSTVDKLAIHLGVTVQTVRRDLQRLSEAGLLARFHGGVRLPNSTIENIGYHQRESLHAEGKRRIAQAVARAVPNDCSLLINIGTTTEAIAKALLRHTGLRVITNNINVASILSRNQNCEVIVTGGVVRPRDYGIVGEATVDFIRQFKVDIALIGISGIESDGSLRDYDYREVKVSQAIISHAREVWLATDASKFNRPAMVRVAELKQIDRLFTDAPPPEPFPDLLAHAQVQCDIAAA from the coding sequence ATGAACCCTAATCCCCGTCAACTGAAATTGCTGCAGCATGTGCATGAGCACAGCAGCAGCACCGTAGACAAGCTTGCCATCCATCTGGGCGTTACGGTTCAAACCGTAAGGCGCGATCTGCAGCGCTTATCCGAGGCGGGGTTGCTTGCCCGCTTCCATGGGGGTGTCCGCCTGCCCAACTCCACAATAGAAAATATTGGCTACCATCAGCGCGAAAGCCTGCATGCCGAAGGCAAGCGCCGCATTGCGCAAGCAGTGGCCAGGGCCGTACCCAACGACTGCTCGCTGTTGATCAATATCGGCACCACCACAGAAGCCATTGCCAAGGCGCTTCTTCGGCACACCGGGCTGCGGGTCATTACCAACAACATCAACGTTGCATCCATACTCAGCCGCAATCAGAATTGCGAAGTCATCGTAACTGGCGGCGTTGTAAGGCCCCGGGACTACGGCATTGTGGGCGAGGCCACCGTCGACTTCATCCGGCAATTCAAGGTCGATATCGCATTGATCGGCATATCCGGAATTGAATCAGATGGATCACTACGAGATTATGACTATCGCGAAGTCAAGGTTTCCCAGGCCATTATTTCGCACGCACGCGAGGTGTGGCTGGCGACTGATGCCAGCAAGTTCAATCGCCCCGCCATGGTACGAGTCGCCGAGCTCAAGCAAATAGACCGCCTGTTCACCGATGCGCCGCCGCCCGAGCCCTTCCCGGACCTGCTGGCTCACGCCCAAGTGCAATGCGATATAGCCGCGGCCTAA
- a CDS encoding DUF2160 domain-containing protein translates to MFGWMMWTLPTAVFFICIALMLAGMTFWELKHPTIVSKGFLPMATTRGDRLFIGLLLAAYINLGFLGLAEAMAEWFTLEQEPSVWISFVVSMLVLAFTVRKG, encoded by the coding sequence ATGTTTGGCTGGATGATGTGGACCTTGCCAACCGCTGTGTTTTTCATCTGCATTGCGTTGATGCTGGCAGGCATGACTTTCTGGGAACTCAAGCATCCCACCATCGTAAGCAAAGGCTTTTTGCCCATGGCCACCACCAGGGGCGACCGCTTGTTCATAGGTCTGCTGCTTGCCGCGTATATCAATCTGGGTTTCCTGGGCCTGGCTGAGGCCATGGCAGAGTGGTTCACACTCGAACAGGAACCCAGTGTCTGGATCAGTTTTGTAGTGTCGATGCTGGTTCTTGCATTTACCGTACGCAAGGGCTGA
- a CDS encoding C40 family peptidase yields MTQYAALAFEAAHGNAAMTHLALLSERISRLLLSLSSLLLLAACAGPGTPSPESHATSAPTIALDPAQRGDVVLTAVGLMETRYRYGGSVPSTGFDCSGLVAYVFNHAASQPLPHNTAAIARLSRPISRKQLKAGDFVFFNTLNRPFSHMGIYLGDGRFINAPSSGGQVRIDSLNNPYYAKRFESARTIFSS; encoded by the coding sequence ATGACACAATATGCAGCATTGGCCTTCGAAGCCGCCCATGGGAACGCAGCCATGACGCATCTTGCCTTGCTGTCCGAACGGATCAGCCGCCTGCTGTTGTCCTTGTCGAGCTTGCTGCTGCTCGCCGCCTGCGCCGGGCCTGGCACACCTTCGCCAGAGTCGCACGCGACATCCGCCCCCACCATTGCGCTGGACCCCGCCCAACGCGGCGATGTTGTCCTGACTGCAGTCGGCCTGATGGAGACCCGCTATCGCTACGGTGGCAGCGTCCCGTCTACAGGCTTTGATTGCAGCGGCCTGGTGGCCTATGTATTCAACCACGCAGCCAGCCAGCCATTGCCTCACAACACGGCGGCCATTGCCCGTCTAAGCCGGCCCATCAGCAGGAAGCAGCTCAAGGCGGGCGACTTTGTTTTCTTCAATACCCTGAACCGGCCCTTTTCCCATATGGGGATCTATCTCGGAGACGGGCGTTTCATCAACGCCCCTTCCTCTGGCGGCCAGGTTCGCATCGACTCTTTGAACAACCCTTATTACGCCAAGCGTTTCGAGTCGGCCAGGACAATATTCAGCTCGTAA
- a CDS encoding glycerol-3-phosphate dehydrogenase/oxidase, producing the protein MTTQATPQESGRPQLLQALAGLGQVDLAIIGGGATGLGVALDAAQRGLSVVLLESHDFAKGTSSRATKLVHGGVRYLAQGNIALVREALHERATLLHNAPHLARPLPFVVPGYKCWEVPFYGVGLKAYDALAGKAGLGSTEFLNSRQTLQCMPGVKSQGLKGGVKYWDGQFDDARLALALARTAAAQGALLINYCPVTELMHEQGKVVGLRCTDSESGQVYTVKAHCVVNATGVWVDHIRQKDGEASGRAVQPMVAPSQGVHLVVDSDFFPGDHALLVPKTQDGRVLFAVPWLGKVILGTTDTPRHDLSREPDAFVEEVNFILGEAGRYLKRAPTRADVKSIWVGLRPLVRPPDNEGNNTKKISREHTVLVSPTGLVTVTGGKWTTYRVMAEDTLQKCMDNALLGRLPPSATANLKLVGAASGRKSMTDSPGLLSYGAEAAVVQSLPGADIELAPGFSVAMVRFAARYEYARTVEDVLARRTRLLFLDARLAEQLSAAVAETLQEETGVDAKLGDFLTLVAHYQHVPA; encoded by the coding sequence ATGACTACTCAAGCTACTCCCCAAGAGTCCGGGCGCCCGCAGTTGTTGCAGGCGCTGGCCGGACTGGGCCAGGTCGACCTGGCCATCATCGGCGGCGGAGCAACCGGGCTGGGCGTTGCGCTGGATGCCGCCCAGCGCGGCTTGTCTGTGGTCTTGCTGGAGTCCCATGACTTTGCCAAGGGCACTTCATCGCGAGCCACCAAGCTGGTGCACGGGGGGGTCAGGTATCTCGCCCAGGGCAATATCGCCCTGGTGCGCGAAGCCCTGCACGAACGTGCGACCCTGCTGCATAACGCCCCTCATTTGGCCAGGCCCTTGCCTTTTGTGGTGCCAGGCTATAAGTGCTGGGAGGTTCCATTCTACGGTGTCGGGCTGAAAGCTTACGATGCTCTGGCCGGCAAGGCAGGCCTGGGTTCAACCGAGTTCCTGAACTCCCGGCAAACCCTTCAATGCATGCCCGGTGTGAAGTCGCAAGGCCTGAAAGGGGGAGTCAAGTATTGGGATGGCCAGTTTGATGACGCCCGCCTGGCGCTGGCGCTGGCGCGTACGGCGGCGGCGCAAGGGGCGCTGCTCATCAACTATTGCCCGGTTACCGAGCTGATGCACGAGCAGGGCAAGGTAGTTGGCCTGCGTTGCACCGATAGTGAATCGGGCCAGGTTTATACCGTCAAGGCCCATTGCGTGGTCAATGCGACGGGAGTGTGGGTGGATCACATCCGTCAGAAAGACGGCGAGGCCAGCGGACGTGCAGTCCAGCCTATGGTGGCGCCCAGCCAGGGTGTCCATCTGGTTGTCGACAGTGATTTTTTCCCTGGCGATCACGCCTTGCTTGTTCCGAAAACTCAAGATGGGCGAGTGCTGTTTGCCGTGCCCTGGCTGGGCAAGGTCATTTTGGGCACCACCGATACGCCTCGGCACGATTTATCACGCGAGCCCGACGCATTCGTCGAAGAGGTCAATTTCATTCTGGGCGAGGCGGGTCGCTACCTTAAGCGGGCGCCTACCCGTGCCGATGTCAAAAGCATCTGGGTGGGCTTGCGTCCCTTGGTTCGGCCGCCCGACAACGAGGGCAATAACACCAAGAAAATCAGCCGTGAACATACCGTATTGGTCAGCCCCACCGGGCTGGTGACCGTCACAGGCGGCAAATGGACCACGTACCGGGTCATGGCGGAAGACACCCTGCAAAAATGCATGGACAACGCCTTGCTGGGGCGCCTGCCACCCTCGGCAACCGCAAACTTGAAGCTGGTGGGGGCGGCGTCGGGCCGCAAGTCCATGACGGACTCCCCCGGCTTGCTGTCTTATGGGGCTGAGGCCGCTGTTGTTCAAAGTTTGCCTGGGGCTGATATCGAATTGGCGCCAGGGTTTAGTGTGGCCATGGTACGGTTTGCAGCACGTTACGAATACGCCCGTACCGTGGAAGATGTATTGGCCAGGCGGACGCGCTTGCTGTTCCTGGATGCCCGGCTGGCCGAGCAATTGTCGGCCGCGGTTGCAGAAACTCTTCAGGAAGAAACGGGTGTGGACGCCAAACTGGGTGATTTTCTGACTCTGGTGGCTCACTATCAACACGTGCCTGCTTGA
- a CDS encoding ABC transporter ATP-binding protein, whose amino-acid sequence MARIDLDLSHSYVDHPKNDDDYALLPLKMSFEDGGAYALLGPSGCGKTTMLNIISGLLSPSQGTVHFDGVDQTLASPQARNIAQVFQFPVVYDTMTVGQNLGFPLRNRKIPEARIKARVGQIAEMLEMSHQLDQRAAGLSADAKQKISLGRGLVRDDVSAVLFDEPLTVIDPHLKWQLRRKLKQIHQELKLTLIYVTHDQVEALTFAEQIMVMSRGRVVQVGTPQELFERPAHTFVGHFIGSPGMNLLPLSIGQGVATLAGVNVTIPAGLLVEQGELTLGIRPEYTRLAPVGEPGVVSATVENVQNVGTHQLLTARAGSQLLRARLGVEYRLPEVGSVIGLELLGPQSCFYRNEELIA is encoded by the coding sequence ATGGCGCGCATCGACCTCGACTTGTCGCATTCTTACGTAGACCATCCCAAAAACGATGACGACTACGCCTTGCTGCCTTTGAAGATGTCGTTTGAAGACGGGGGCGCCTATGCCTTACTGGGCCCTTCGGGTTGCGGCAAGACAACCATGCTCAATATCATTTCCGGCTTGCTCTCACCTTCGCAGGGTACCGTTCATTTCGATGGCGTCGATCAGACACTGGCTTCGCCTCAGGCGCGCAATATCGCTCAGGTATTCCAGTTTCCCGTTGTTTACGACACCATGACGGTAGGCCAGAACCTGGGCTTTCCTTTGCGCAATCGCAAAATCCCCGAAGCCCGGATCAAGGCGCGTGTGGGTCAAATTGCCGAAATGCTTGAAATGAGCCATCAGCTTGATCAGCGGGCGGCAGGCTTGTCAGCCGATGCCAAGCAAAAGATCTCGCTTGGGCGCGGCCTGGTGCGCGACGATGTCTCGGCGGTGCTGTTCGACGAGCCTCTTACCGTCATCGACCCGCATCTTAAATGGCAGCTGCGTCGCAAGCTCAAGCAGATCCATCAAGAGCTGAAGCTCACTCTTATCTATGTCACGCACGACCAGGTCGAGGCTCTGACCTTTGCCGAACAGATCATGGTGATGTCGCGTGGTCGGGTGGTGCAGGTGGGCACGCCGCAAGAACTGTTCGAGCGTCCGGCCCACACCTTCGTCGGACATTTCATAGGCTCACCAGGGATGAATCTGCTGCCCCTCAGCATTGGCCAGGGCGTCGCAACACTGGCGGGAGTGAACGTCACCATTCCTGCCGGCCTGCTTGTAGAGCAGGGTGAGCTCACGTTGGGAATACGGCCTGAATATACGCGTCTGGCGCCTGTGGGCGAGCCGGGAGTGGTCAGCGCGACGGTCGAAAATGTACAGAATGTAGGCACCCATCAGTTGTTGACGGCCCGAGCTGGCTCTCAATTGCTGCGTGCCCGCCTGGGTGTGGAGTACAGGCTGCCAGAAGTCGGTTCAGTGATTGGGCTGGAACTGCTGGGGCCGCAATCCTGCTTCTACAGGAACGAGGAGCTCATCGCATGA
- a CDS encoding ABC transporter ATP-binding protein → MQLTLDGISKKVGSETWLYDMSLSPKPGAVTVLLGATQSGKTSLMRVMAGLDAPTSGKVLVDDQDVTGQPVRKRNVAMVYQQFINYPSFTVRQNIASPLKLRGEKNIGEQVRALAEKLHIDMFLDRLPAELSGGQQQRVALARALAKNAPLMLLDEPLVNLDYKLREELREELGQVFRTSDSTVIYATTEPGEALLLGGYTAVLDQGRLLQYGPATEVFHFPKSLRVARAYSDPPMNFVVATPVTGGLQLPGAGLLPLVWPDQAIAGQQTVTVGLRASSLRLQAQEGDHVLHGKVLLAEISGSDTYIHVSSDIGEVVAQAPGVHHFDIGDELALHFSPAAAFLFNEAGDLVLAPGLAHGA, encoded by the coding sequence ATGCAGTTGACGCTAGACGGCATCAGCAAGAAAGTGGGTAGCGAAACCTGGCTATATGACATGAGCCTGAGTCCGAAACCGGGTGCGGTCACGGTCCTGCTGGGCGCGACCCAGTCCGGGAAAACCAGCCTGATGCGTGTCATGGCAGGCCTGGATGCGCCTACTTCCGGCAAGGTGCTGGTCGATGACCAGGACGTCACAGGCCAGCCGGTACGCAAGCGCAATGTTGCCATGGTGTACCAGCAGTTCATTAACTATCCATCATTCACAGTGCGGCAGAACATTGCCTCGCCACTGAAGCTGCGTGGTGAAAAGAACATTGGCGAACAAGTCCGGGCGTTGGCCGAAAAACTGCATATAGACATGTTTCTTGACCGCCTGCCCGCCGAGCTTTCCGGTGGCCAGCAACAACGGGTTGCATTGGCCCGGGCGCTGGCCAAGAATGCGCCCCTGATGCTGCTTGACGAACCCTTGGTCAATCTTGACTACAAGCTGCGCGAAGAGTTGCGCGAAGAGCTCGGTCAGGTGTTTCGAACCAGCGATTCCACAGTCATCTATGCCACGACTGAACCGGGCGAAGCCTTGTTGCTGGGGGGCTATACCGCGGTGTTGGACCAAGGGCGATTGCTGCAGTACGGGCCAGCCACTGAAGTCTTTCATTTCCCCAAATCGCTGCGGGTTGCCCGTGCCTATAGTGATCCGCCCATGAATTTTGTTGTTGCCACACCCGTTACAGGCGGCCTTCAACTGCCCGGTGCAGGCTTGTTGCCGCTGGTCTGGCCGGACCAGGCCATAGCCGGACAGCAAACGGTCACGGTAGGCCTTCGTGCCAGCTCCTTGCGATTGCAAGCTCAAGAGGGCGATCACGTGCTGCACGGCAAAGTGCTGCTGGCCGAGATATCCGGCTCTGATACCTATATCCATGTAAGCAGCGATATTGGCGAAGTCGTGGCGCAGGCGCCGGGGGTTCACCACTTCGACATCGGCGACGAGTTGGCCTTGCATTTTTCGCCGGCCGCCGCCTTCCTGTTCAACGAAGCGGGTGACCTGGTGTTGGCGCCCGGGCTGGCGCACGGAGCTTGA
- a CDS encoding ABC transporter substrate-binding protein, with amino-acid sequence MLFRRTALGLAIACLLSGQAFAGVAEAEKWVDNEFQPSTLSKDQQMAEMKWFIEAANKLKEQGVNEISVVSETITTHEYEAKTLAKAFAEITGITVHHDLIQEGDVVEKLQTSMQSGQSIYDGWISDSDLIGTHYRYGNMLSLTDYMNGEGKQWTNPGLDIKDFIGTSFTTAPDGKLYQLPDQQFANLYWFRADLFNRQDLKDKFKAKYGYELGVPVNWTAYEDIANFFTNDVKTIDGKPIYGHMDYGKKDPSLGWRFTDAWLSMAGTADKGTPNGMPVDEWGIRVADDKCTPVGASVSRGGATNSPAAVYALTKYIDWMKKYAPKEAQGMTFSESGPVPAQGHIAQQIFWYTAFTADMTKKGLPVVNEDGTPKWRMAPAPHGPYWKEGMQNGYQDVGSWSFFKNHDPKKVAAAWLYAQFVTSKTASLKKSIVGLTFIRDSDIHSDYFTKNADKYGGLIEFYRSPARVAWTPTGTNVPDYPKLAQLWWKNVATAITAEKTPQQAMDNLAKEMDAIMARLERAGMSHCAPKLNKESDPSKWLSDTQAPWKKLDNENPKGETVAYEALLSAWKEGKVR; translated from the coding sequence ATGTTATTTCGTCGTACCGCATTGGGGCTAGCCATAGCATGCCTGCTATCCGGCCAGGCTTTTGCCGGAGTGGCCGAAGCCGAGAAATGGGTAGATAACGAGTTCCAGCCTTCTACGCTGAGCAAAGACCAGCAGATGGCTGAAATGAAGTGGTTCATCGAAGCCGCCAACAAACTGAAAGAGCAGGGCGTCAACGAAATATCGGTGGTGTCCGAAACGATCACCACCCACGAATACGAAGCGAAGACCCTGGCCAAGGCGTTTGCAGAAATTACCGGCATCACGGTGCATCATGACCTGATCCAGGAAGGCGATGTGGTCGAGAAGCTGCAAACGTCCATGCAATCAGGGCAATCCATTTATGACGGCTGGATTTCCGATTCCGACCTGATCGGTACTCATTACCGCTACGGCAATATGTTGTCGCTGACCGACTACATGAATGGGGAAGGCAAACAGTGGACCAACCCTGGTCTGGATATCAAGGACTTCATCGGCACTTCGTTCACCACGGCGCCTGATGGCAAGCTTTATCAACTGCCCGACCAGCAGTTCGCCAACTTGTACTGGTTTCGTGCCGACCTGTTCAACCGGCAAGACCTGAAAGACAAGTTCAAAGCCAAGTATGGCTATGAGCTTGGGGTGCCGGTCAACTGGACGGCCTACGAAGACATCGCCAATTTTTTTACCAATGACGTCAAGACCATTGACGGCAAGCCCATATATGGGCACATGGATTACGGCAAGAAAGACCCGTCGCTGGGATGGCGGTTTACCGACGCATGGCTATCTATGGCGGGTACTGCCGACAAAGGTACTCCCAATGGCATGCCGGTAGACGAATGGGGCATACGCGTTGCCGACGACAAATGCACACCGGTTGGCGCTTCGGTATCGCGCGGCGGAGCCACTAACTCGCCGGCAGCTGTCTATGCCTTGACCAAATATATCGACTGGATGAAAAAATATGCGCCCAAAGAGGCGCAAGGCATGACGTTCAGCGAGTCGGGTCCGGTACCGGCCCAGGGTCACATTGCCCAGCAGATATTCTGGTATACCGCCTTCACGGCAGACATGACCAAAAAGGGGCTGCCTGTCGTGAACGAAGACGGTACGCCCAAATGGCGCATGGCGCCTGCTCCGCACGGCCCATACTGGAAAGAAGGCATGCAGAACGGCTATCAGGATGTAGGTTCGTGGAGCTTCTTCAAGAATCATGATCCCAAGAAGGTGGCGGCGGCCTGGCTGTATGCCCAGTTCGTAACCTCCAAAACCGCATCGCTCAAGAAGTCGATAGTGGGGCTGACCTTTATTCGCGACAGCGATATTCACAGCGACTATTTCACCAAAAACGCAGACAAATATGGTGGGCTGATAGAGTTTTATCGCAGCCCGGCCCGTGTGGCCTGGACCCCAACCGGCACCAACGTGCCCGATTATCCCAAGCTGGCGCAGCTGTGGTGGAAAAACGTGGCAACCGCCATTACCGCCGAGAAAACGCCTCAGCAAGCCATGGATAATCTGGCCAAAGAGATGGATGCCATCATGGCAAGGCTGGAACGTGCCGGCATGAGCCATTGCGCGCCCAAGCTCAACAAGGAAAGCGATCCGTCCAAATGGCTGAGCGATACGCAAGCTCCGTGGAAGAAGCTTGATAACGAAAACCCCAAGGGTGAAACGGTTGCCTACGAGGCCTTGCTGAGCGCATGGAAAGAAGGCAAGGTACGGTAA
- a CDS encoding carbohydrate ABC transporter permease, with product MSQDAKPVNQKAWWLILPVCLCVAFSAVIPLMTVVNYSVQDVFSPTRSVFVGTEWFSMVMRDEELHAALLRQLLFSLSVLAIEIPLGIMLALSMPASGWKASAVLVLVALSLLIPWNVVGTIWQIFGRTDIGLMGRFLSMMGIDYSYASNPTQAWLTVLLMDVWHWTPLVALLAYAGLRSIPEAYYQAASIDGASKFAVFRYIQLPKMRGVLMIAVLLRFMDSFMIYTEPFVLTGGGPGDATTFLSQYLTQKAVGQFDLGPAAAFSLIYFLIILLFCFILYNWMLRVGTQSKEAGHE from the coding sequence ATGAGTCAAGATGCCAAACCCGTCAATCAGAAGGCATGGTGGCTGATCCTGCCCGTATGCCTGTGCGTAGCTTTCTCTGCCGTCATTCCCCTGATGACCGTGGTCAATTATTCGGTACAGGATGTGTTTTCTCCCACCCGTTCAGTGTTTGTGGGAACCGAATGGTTCAGCATGGTCATGCGCGATGAGGAGCTTCATGCAGCCTTGCTGCGTCAATTGCTTTTTTCCCTGTCTGTGCTGGCCATAGAAATCCCGCTGGGAATTATGCTGGCTTTATCCATGCCGGCCTCGGGCTGGAAGGCATCGGCGGTACTGGTGCTGGTGGCTTTGTCCTTGCTGATTCCCTGGAATGTTGTGGGAACGATCTGGCAGATATTTGGGCGTACCGATATTGGGCTTATGGGGCGTTTTCTGAGCATGATGGGCATTGACTATAGCTACGCCAGCAATCCCACCCAAGCCTGGCTGACCGTGCTGCTGATGGATGTATGGCACTGGACTCCGCTGGTTGCCTTGCTTGCCTATGCCGGGCTGCGCTCCATACCAGAAGCTTACTACCAGGCGGCCAGCATAGACGGCGCCAGCAAGTTCGCCGTATTTCGCTACATACAGTTGCCCAAGATGCGTGGCGTGCTCATGATCGCAGTGCTGTTGCGCTTCATGGACAGCTTCATGATCTACACCGAACCTTTTGTGTTGACGGGCGGCGGGCCCGGTGATGCCACCACCTTTCTAAGCCAGTACCTGACCCAAAAGGCCGTCGGGCAGTTCGATCTTGGGCCGGCGGCTGCTTTCTCGCTGATCTATTTCCTCATCATTCTTTTGTTCTGCTTCATTTTGTACAACTGGATGCTCAGGGTGGGCACGCAAAGCAAAGAGGCTGGTCATGAATAA
- a CDS encoding carbohydrate ABC transporter permease yields the protein MNKKTPFKKRTIFLLLYLLFAMLPIYWMVNMSFKTNSGILSSFSLLPQHFTLDNYITIFTDRSWYSGYINSLIYVALNTVISLSVALPAAYAFSRYRFLGDKHVFFWLLTNRMTPPAVFLLPFFQLYSTLGLMDTYWAVALAHLVFNVPLAVWILEGFMSGIPREIDETAYIDGYSFPRFFLTIFLPLIKSGVGVAAFFCFMFSWVELLLARTLTSVNAKPIVATMTRTVSASGMDWATLAAAGTLTIIPGAIVIWFVRHYIAKGFAMGRV from the coding sequence ATGAATAAAAAGACACCTTTCAAGAAGCGCACGATTTTCCTGCTTCTGTACTTGCTGTTTGCGATGCTGCCCATCTATTGGATGGTCAACATGAGCTTCAAGACCAATTCCGGAATCTTGTCCAGTTTTTCTTTGCTGCCACAGCACTTTACGCTGGACAACTACATCACCATATTCACCGACCGGTCCTGGTACAGCGGTTATATCAACAGCCTGATTTACGTAGCCCTCAACACGGTCATTTCCTTGTCGGTGGCCCTGCCGGCCGCCTATGCGTTTTCGCGTTATCGCTTCTTGGGCGACAAACACGTTTTTTTCTGGCTGTTGACCAACCGCATGACGCCGCCGGCCGTTTTCCTGCTTCCGTTCTTCCAGCTTTATTCCACGCTGGGCCTTATGGATACTTACTGGGCCGTAGCCTTGGCGCATTTGGTGTTCAACGTGCCGCTGGCGGTCTGGATACTCGAAGGTTTCATGAGCGGCATACCCCGCGAAATCGATGAGACCGCTTATATCGATGGTTACAGCTTTCCGCGATTTTTCCTGACAATATTCCTGCCGCTCATCAAATCGGGCGTGGGTGTGGCGGCCTTCTTCTGCTTTATGTTCAGTTGGGTCGAGCTATTACTGGCACGCACACTGACCAGCGTTAATGCCAAGCCCATTGTGGCGACCATGACCCGCACCGTGTCGGCTTCGGGTATGGACTGGGCAACGCTGGCGGCGGCGGGCACCTTAACCATCATTCCGGGCGCTATCGTCATCTGGTTCGTTCGCCATTACATCGCAAAAGGTTTTGCAATGGGCCGCGTCTAA